One window of Nostoc sp. C052 genomic DNA carries:
- a CDS encoding DMT family transporter, with amino-acid sequence MLGILTVLLSSFVLTFHNVTVRVLFSEHLVLGLFLLGGYVKPDLQNSFLLMFMRMLLVVPLMASLSFKLYPSAWTELQDLFTRKRRDVLIQALGCGVLMFVYIASLYIAIGLIPTGIALTLFFTYPVFTALLSWRFFGDRPTLFRWLVMAIILVGSALTIPQSSATYSSHSIAIGIFASFGAGIVYAFYCIIAQKCLEKFHPIPFTWISFACTLLLAGISLLFWPGKSAQLDWTPLWIGSIFSGLVSFLGHTLNNVGIRMVGASTASIIGSSSPALTALVAWISINETLNVIQSVGIGVVTLGIALLSAEGFVKSLKIRS; translated from the coding sequence GTGTTGGGCATCTTAACGGTTCTACTATCCTCCTTTGTTTTAACGTTTCACAACGTTACAGTCCGAGTTTTGTTTTCAGAACATCTCGTACTAGGTTTATTTTTACTCGGTGGATACGTTAAACCGGATTTGCAGAATTCCTTCTTGCTGATGTTCATGCGAATGCTGCTGGTGGTTCCACTCATGGCATCTCTATCATTCAAGCTATATCCATCTGCTTGGACAGAACTCCAAGACTTGTTCACCCGCAAGCGTAGGGATGTTCTAATCCAAGCTCTTGGCTGTGGGGTGCTGATGTTTGTGTATATTGCCTCACTCTACATTGCTATTGGCTTGATTCCCACAGGCATTGCCTTGACCCTCTTCTTCACCTACCCCGTATTTACAGCGCTGCTATCTTGGAGGTTTTTTGGCGATCGCCCCACGTTATTCCGTTGGCTGGTAATGGCTATTATTCTGGTAGGAAGCGCTCTCACCATTCCTCAATCTTCTGCTACTTATAGCAGTCATAGCATTGCGATCGGCATTTTCGCTAGTTTTGGCGCTGGGATTGTTTACGCCTTTTATTGCATCATTGCTCAAAAATGTTTAGAAAAATTCCATCCAATTCCCTTTACCTGGATCAGTTTTGCCTGCACTCTACTGCTTGCCGGTATTAGCTTACTGTTTTGGCCAGGTAAAAGCGCCCAACTTGATTGGACACCCCTATGGATTGGTAGTATATTTTCCGGTCTTGTCAGTTTTCTCGGACACACTCTAAACAATGTGGGGATTAGGATGGTTGGCGCATCTACCGCTTCCATAATTGGCTCTAGCAGTCCAGCATTGACGGCGCTAGTGGCATGGATAAGCATTAATGAAACTTTAAATGTGATTCAGAGTGTAGGGATTGGTGTTGTCACATTGGGCATTGCCTTACTTAGTGCCGAAGGCTTTGTGAAATCGCTCAAAATTAGAAGTTGA
- a CDS encoding glutathione S-transferase family protein, producing MKLFYTPNSPYARIARVAIIELNLCARIETQKVIARDPNSDLLNYNPTGKVPTLATDDGFILSETRIICVYLNHLNPEIKLVADISNGFLQQLEGMTGGFIDGIAVWVRELRRPHSEQSPGVIEFERERALRILDYFEKISDKLDQTPKLAHITLASALGLEIRFPDLQWRQKYPKLASWYDEFSKLPSIQATRPEP from the coding sequence ATGAAACTCTTCTATACACCTAACTCACCTTATGCACGCATTGCACGGGTAGCAATAATAGAACTGAATCTGTGCGCTCGCATCGAAACGCAAAAAGTCATTGCACGAGATCCAAACAGCGACCTACTGAATTACAATCCTACAGGTAAAGTACCAACCCTAGCGACTGACGACGGATTTATCTTGAGTGAAACACGTATAATTTGTGTCTATCTGAATCATTTAAATCCTGAGATCAAACTAGTTGCTGACATTTCTAATGGCTTTTTACAGCAACTTGAAGGTATGACTGGTGGGTTCATCGATGGCATTGCTGTCTGGGTTCGGGAGTTAAGGCGTCCCCACAGTGAGCAGTCTCCTGGGGTGATTGAGTTTGAGCGTGAGCGAGCATTAAGAATTCTGGACTACTTCGAGAAGATATCAGATAAACTCGACCAAACTCCTAAACTTGCTCATATAACCCTCGCCTCTGCACTGGGACTAGAGATCCGTTTTCCCGATCTGCAATGGCGGCAAAAATATCCAAAACTTGCTAGTTGGTACGATGAATTCTCTAAACTACCCTCCATCCAAGCAACAAGACCAGAGCCTTAA
- a CDS encoding SDR family oxidoreductase: protein MSLELKLSGKTAIVTGGSAGIGLATAKALYSEGVNVAIAARNQERLDRAVADIQSLPTPGAKVIAISADLTKAEDVEKVVSTTLAQFNQIDILINNAGSARAGSFLESTDDLFLDAWNLKLLGYIRLVRAVVPHQKSRGDGRIVNIVGGAGRTPRPNFLAGGTSNAALLNFTKGISKELAEYKIRINAISPGATATERAETLARQNAQAQGITVEQVKAQNIQSIPLKRIAQPEEIAALALFLVSDLAASITGTEIIVDGGSTPGV, encoded by the coding sequence ATGAGTTTAGAACTAAAACTATCAGGTAAAACAGCGATCGTTACTGGAGGAAGTGCGGGAATTGGTTTAGCCACCGCCAAAGCACTTTATAGCGAGGGTGTGAATGTGGCGATCGCAGCTCGCAATCAAGAACGCTTAGATCGCGCTGTAGCTGACATCCAGTCCTTACCTACCCCAGGCGCGAAAGTTATTGCCATCAGTGCTGATTTAACGAAAGCAGAGGATGTTGAAAAAGTTGTCTCCACAACATTAGCCCAATTTAATCAAATTGATATTTTGATTAACAATGCCGGATCAGCCCGTGCTGGGTCTTTCCTAGAATCCACTGATGATTTATTTTTGGATGCTTGGAACTTAAAATTATTGGGCTATATCCGCCTAGTTAGAGCCGTCGTTCCCCATCAAAAAAGTCGCGGTGATGGGCGGATTGTCAATATAGTTGGTGGTGCAGGACGGACACCTCGTCCAAACTTTCTAGCTGGTGGTACAAGCAATGCTGCTTTGCTGAATTTCACAAAGGGCATTTCTAAAGAGCTAGCCGAGTACAAGATTCGCATTAACGCTATCTCTCCTGGTGCTACAGCCACCGAGCGTGCTGAGACTTTAGCGCGGCAAAATGCCCAAGCGCAAGGCATCACTGTTGAGCAAGTGAAGGCACAAAATATCCAGAGTATTCCTTTAAAAAGAATCGCCCAGCCAGAAGAAATTGCCGCGCTGGCGCTATTTTTGGTGTCCGATCTTGCTGCATCAATTACAGGAACAGAGATTATCGTTGATGGCGGATCTACCCCTGGTGTTTAG
- the mutL gene encoding DNA mismatch repair endonuclease MutL has translation MASTIQALPTEVVYLITAGEVIDSLASVVRELVENSLDAGATRIVVSLWPQQWRIRVADNGCGMNLDDLQQAATAHSTSKIRSSADLWKIHSLGFRGEALHSLTTLADLEILSRPVGGKLGWRMTYGDGGKVVQVEATAIAPGTVVTVSHLFGNCSSRRQGLPTTAQQMKAVQATIHQIALCHPHITWQIWQNDRQWFTICPAATTGQLLPQILPQVRQGDLQEIKLEIPNPLNSEHRTQNSEFSTFNSPLLTPNYSLPTPHSLLPTPHSALTLVVGLPDRCHRHRPDWVRVAINGRMVKTPELEQTILSAFHRTLPRDRYPICFLHLAISPDQINWNRNPAKTEIYLNEIVYWQEQITQAINQALSISSTNLKEAVHTTRVSKLLKAAEAKGGYNFNPQNPNENPKTPNSSLPTPNSLKAVAQVSNTYIVAEHSGGMWLVEQHIAHERVLYEQLCDDWQLVPVEPPIILYQLSPAQVSQLQRIGLDIEPFGEQLWAVRNIPAPLRQRDDCAEAILELSWGGDLQTAQVAVACRSAIRNGTPMNQQEMQTLLDNWQHTRNPRTCPHGRPIYLSLEESALARFFRRNWVIGKSHGI, from the coding sequence ATGGCATCTACTATTCAAGCTCTACCAACAGAAGTCGTATATCTCATTACAGCTGGAGAGGTAATCGACTCCTTAGCCTCTGTGGTGCGGGAATTGGTAGAAAATTCCCTAGACGCAGGTGCAACGCGAATTGTGGTTTCTCTATGGCCGCAGCAATGGCGAATTCGTGTGGCAGATAATGGTTGTGGAATGAATCTAGATGATTTACAACAAGCAGCCACAGCCCACAGCACAAGTAAAATTCGCTCTAGTGCCGATTTATGGAAAATTCACAGTTTGGGGTTTCGTGGTGAGGCGTTGCACAGTTTAACGACTCTGGCAGATTTGGAAATTTTGAGTCGTCCTGTAGGCGGGAAATTGGGATGGCGGATGACTTATGGCGATGGTGGGAAAGTTGTGCAAGTTGAAGCAACTGCGATCGCACCTGGTACAGTGGTGACAGTTTCTCATCTTTTCGGTAATTGCTCATCTCGTCGTCAGGGATTACCCACAACAGCACAGCAAATGAAAGCTGTGCAAGCCACAATTCACCAAATCGCCCTCTGTCATCCCCACATCACCTGGCAGATTTGGCAAAACGATCGTCAATGGTTCACCATCTGTCCAGCTGCCACAACAGGACAACTCCTACCGCAGATTTTACCGCAAGTGCGACAAGGTGACTTGCAAGAGATAAAACTCGAAATACCCAACCCACTAAATTCAGAACACAGAACTCAGAATTCAGAATTCAGCACTTTTAACTCACCACTCCTAACTCCTAACTACTCACTTCCCACTCCCCACTCCCTACTCCCCACTCCCCACTCAGCACTCACTTTAGTGGTAGGATTACCTGATCGCTGTCATCGTCATCGTCCAGATTGGGTACGTGTAGCCATTAACGGCAGGATGGTGAAGACACCGGAACTAGAGCAAACGATATTATCAGCATTTCATAGAACATTGCCGCGCGATCGCTATCCAATTTGTTTCTTACATCTTGCCATTTCCCCCGATCAAATTAACTGGAATCGCAATCCCGCAAAAACAGAAATTTACCTCAACGAAATCGTTTATTGGCAAGAGCAAATTACCCAAGCAATTAACCAAGCACTCAGCATTTCTTCTACCAATCTCAAAGAAGCTGTTCACACAACACGAGTTAGTAAATTACTCAAAGCCGCAGAAGCTAAAGGCGGTTACAATTTCAATCCTCAAAATCCTAACGAAAATCCCAAAACTCCTAACTCCTCACTCCCAACTCCTAACTCCTTAAAAGCTGTCGCTCAAGTTAGCAACACTTATATTGTGGCGGAACATTCAGGTGGGATGTGGTTAGTCGAACAGCATATTGCCCATGAGCGAGTTTTGTATGAACAATTATGCGATGATTGGCAACTTGTCCCCGTAGAACCGCCAATCATTCTTTATCAATTGTCGCCAGCGCAGGTATCGCAACTGCAACGCATCGGTTTAGACATAGAACCCTTTGGCGAGCAACTTTGGGCTGTCAGAAACATACCCGCACCGTTGCGACAGCGAGACGACTGTGCAGAGGCAATTTTAGAGCTTAGTTGGGGAGGCGATTTACAAACAGCCCAAGTAGCTGTCGCCTGTCGCAGTGCCATTCGTAACGGTACACCGATGAATCAACAAGAAATGCAGACACTTTTAGATAATTGGCAACACACTCGTAACCCCCGCACCTGTCCCCACGGACGGCCAATTTATTTATCTTTAGAAGAATCAGCATTAGCCCGATTTTTCCGGCGTAATTGGGTAATTGGTAAAAGTCATGGAATTTGA
- a CDS encoding AIR synthase related protein yields the protein MAQALDQVDYDTLDAAKRRFIDAAKRTLGFASTYGIVPASGLGASANAFSFNLAPFLEAGARELSMTLVPEGLGTADDTRPDDLSEEELRRFWWNIGIKIISCLTNDAATSGMQTILLGLYLPSSTPETIFTPAFLDGFLDGVVEACKRVGCVYLSGETPQLKTKMIPGRLDIAGSVFGVMPAGVAPIDSSRLDAGNTIVLVESSGPHENGFTPLRKLAESLPDGYRTKLPSGQEFWEAMNAASYLYTPLVQAVLGEGIRPTAMENITGHGWQKLMRSVKPLRYVIETMLPVPEIFTFVEGHLEGGSETMLSVFNYGAGFAFYTESEQDAEKIVLLARKHQLSAVIAGRVETSLSREVVIEPLGITLKGDSFGIARGV from the coding sequence ATGGCTCAAGCTCTCGATCAAGTCGATTACGATACTCTCGATGCTGCAAAACGACGCTTCATCGATGCTGCAAAACGTACACTAGGCTTTGCAAGCACATACGGCATAGTACCCGCGTCGGGTCTAGGAGCCAGCGCCAACGCTTTCAGCTTTAACCTGGCTCCATTTCTAGAGGCGGGGGCTAGAGAACTTTCGATGACACTTGTACCCGAAGGACTGGGCACCGCAGACGATACCCGCCCTGACGACCTCAGTGAAGAAGAACTGCGACGATTCTGGTGGAATATTGGGATCAAGATCATCTCGTGTCTCACGAATGATGCTGCAACTTCCGGTATGCAAACTATACTTCTCGGTCTTTATCTGCCGTCGAGTACTCCTGAAACCATCTTTACCCCCGCATTTCTTGATGGGTTTCTGGATGGAGTAGTTGAAGCGTGCAAACGAGTCGGGTGTGTTTATCTCTCAGGGGAAACTCCTCAACTAAAAACGAAGATGATTCCAGGGCGGCTCGACATCGCCGGCTCGGTTTTTGGGGTTATGCCGGCTGGTGTTGCTCCGATTGATAGCTCGCGTCTGGATGCCGGAAATACCATTGTTCTCGTTGAGAGTTCGGGTCCCCATGAGAACGGCTTTACCCCATTGCGAAAGCTGGCTGAGTCGCTCCCTGATGGCTATAGAACAAAACTCCCAAGTGGCCAGGAGTTTTGGGAAGCGATGAATGCTGCATCATATCTCTATACGCCGCTTGTACAAGCGGTGCTTGGCGAGGGGATTCGTCCCACAGCGATGGAGAATATTACTGGTCATGGCTGGCAAAAGCTGATGCGTTCGGTGAAACCGCTCCGGTATGTTATCGAAACGATGCTCCCAGTACCAGAGATATTTACCTTTGTTGAGGGTCATCTTGAGGGCGGGTCTGAGACAATGCTTTCGGTGTTTAATTACGGTGCAGGATTTGCATTCTATACAGAGTCGGAGCAGGATGCAGAGAAAATTGTGCTACTTGCAAGGAAACATCAACTCTCGGCTGTGATTGCCGGAAGGGTTGAAACTTCCCTTAGTCGCGAGGTAGTAATAGAACCTTTGGGAATCACCTTGAAGGGAGATTCTTTTGGGATTGCGCGAGGGGTTTAA
- a CDS encoding TauD/TfdA family dioxygenase, whose product MGSQYFDIKPVAGRIGAEIIGVNLSSKLSDDIISDIRKTLVKYKVIFFRGQQQLDADGQVAFARRFGEVTTAHPTVPSLPENPEVLDLNYGRTTSRANNWHTDVTFVDRPPLGSILRALDIPPTGGDTIWANSVTAYQDLPIHLRNLADQLWAVHSNKYDYATAFDLPEDVKAHRAVFTSTVYETLHPVVRVHPESGERGLFIGGFVRQFRGLSTTESDDILRLLQAYITRPENTVRWRWQVGDVAFWDNRATQHYAIADYGDQPRHVQRVTIVGDLPVGIDGKQSEAIKGDASEYNRRQAVTA is encoded by the coding sequence ATGGGTTCTCAATACTTTGATATCAAACCTGTTGCAGGACGTATCGGTGCTGAAATCATCGGTGTTAATCTGAGTTCTAAACTCAGCGATGACATCATCAGCGATATTCGCAAGACTCTAGTCAAATACAAAGTGATCTTTTTCCGTGGTCAGCAACAGCTTGATGCTGATGGACAGGTTGCTTTCGCTCGTCGTTTTGGTGAAGTCACTACAGCCCACCCTACCGTACCATCGCTGCCAGAAAATCCAGAAGTCTTAGACCTGAATTATGGGCGCACCACTTCCCGCGCCAATAACTGGCATACCGATGTAACATTTGTAGATCGTCCTCCTCTCGGTTCTATCTTACGAGCGCTTGACATTCCGCCAACTGGTGGCGATACAATCTGGGCAAACTCCGTGACTGCATACCAAGATTTACCTATCCATTTGCGTAATCTTGCAGACCAACTCTGGGCAGTACATAGCAATAAATACGACTATGCCACTGCATTCGACCTACCTGAAGATGTCAAGGCTCATCGGGCTGTCTTCACCTCGACTGTATACGAGACTCTACACCCAGTTGTACGCGTCCATCCCGAATCTGGAGAGCGAGGACTATTTATCGGCGGATTTGTGCGTCAGTTCCGTGGCTTATCAACAACTGAATCAGATGACATTCTGCGGCTGTTGCAAGCATATATCACACGTCCTGAAAACACAGTCCGGTGGCGTTGGCAAGTTGGCGACGTAGCCTTTTGGGATAACCGGGCTACTCAACATTATGCGATCGCAGATTACGGCGATCAGCCCCGCCACGTTCAACGCGTGACAATTGTCGGCGATCTCCCAGTTGGCATCGATGGTAAACAAAGTGAGGCTATCAAAGGAGATGCTTCTGAATACAACCGTCGTCAAGCGGTGACTGCGTAA
- a CDS encoding transposase family protein gives MHTLKNQFIVLPGGEDIVDICVGMLGKTSDINLFRDTRNKFADSQRFIGDKAYIGDDAITTPHKKRKNTEISEFQKQENKQLSSRRIAVEHMICRVKIFRVASEKFRLARHRYSQVILAVCGLIRLRLNRLVSLTINT, from the coding sequence ATGCATACTCTAAAAAACCAGTTTATTGTCTTACCAGGTGGTGAAGATATTGTAGATATCTGTGTGGGAATGCTGGGAAAAACAAGTGATATTAATTTATTTCGAGATACTCGGAATAAATTTGCTGACTCACAAAGGTTTATAGGTGATAAGGCCTATATTGGAGATGATGCCATTACCACACCTCATAAGAAACGAAAGAATACAGAAATTTCGGAATTCCAAAAACAAGAGAATAAACAACTTTCGTCTCGCAGAATTGCCGTTGAACACATGATATGTCGGGTAAAAATATTTCGAGTAGCCTCGGAAAAATTCCGTCTCGCTCGTCATCGATATAGTCAGGTAATTCTGGCAGTTTGTGGGCTGATTAGGTTAAGACTTAATCGCTTAGTATCCTTAACCATTAATACTTAA
- a CDS encoding adenosine deaminase — MALYAELHRHLGGSVVPRVLWQYFERHASELISRFADYSEFEDFYTRPRNTLDEYLELHTLVESVQTVETLPYFIYRLVRGAYIFENLAYLELRYTPYLRTPEHLSQSERIDKMAEIVQVVGLASHQPEYPIVTSQILCMHTRLPYEVNKAIVDLAAQNQQYVCAVDVAGGDSYYADRLEEWISLYDYARSLGVNTTGHLYETTAGCYPELLPYLMRIGHGIQIPLLYPELLNDVAKRGQCLEVCPTTYLKTGTLQDIRQLKLVFDRCFDAGVDIAICTDNAGLHNVRLPFEYENLLTYNIISFEQLHACQDAAFRHAFAWPYSQPPASLLNGLLKPEPPKVLAIRESN; from the coding sequence ATGGCTTTATATGCTGAATTACATAGACATCTAGGCGGCTCGGTTGTACCACGAGTTTTATGGCAATATTTCGAGCGACATGCTTCGGAGTTGATTTCCCGCTTTGCTGACTATTCAGAATTTGAAGATTTTTATACCCGCCCACGTAACACCCTAGATGAGTATCTAGAATTACACACCCTGGTAGAAAGTGTGCAAACTGTGGAGACTTTGCCTTACTTTATCTATCGCTTGGTGCGCGGTGCTTACATATTTGAAAATTTGGCTTATCTGGAACTGCGCTACACTCCTTATCTGCGGACACCTGAGCATTTGAGTCAATCCGAAAGAATTGACAAGATGGCAGAAATTGTGCAAGTAGTAGGACTTGCCAGCCACCAGCCAGAATATCCGATTGTTACTAGCCAAATTCTCTGTATGCACACGCGTCTACCTTATGAGGTGAACAAGGCGATTGTTGATTTGGCGGCGCAAAATCAACAGTATGTTTGTGCAGTCGATGTAGCGGGAGGTGATAGCTATTACGCCGATCGCTTAGAAGAATGGATTAGTCTATATGATTATGCGCGATCGCTAGGCGTTAACACCACGGGACATCTATATGAAACTACCGCTGGTTGTTACCCAGAACTGTTACCCTATCTAATGCGAATCGGTCACGGCATCCAAATTCCCTTACTATATCCAGAGTTACTTAATGATGTGGCTAAACGCGGACAGTGTTTAGAGGTTTGCCCCACAACTTACCTAAAAACTGGTACTTTGCAGGATATACGTCAACTCAAATTAGTCTTTGACCGTTGTTTTGATGCTGGGGTCGATATCGCTATCTGTACTGATAATGCTGGATTGCACAATGTACGTCTACCATTTGAGTATGAAAATCTCTTGACTTACAACATTATTAGTTTTGAACAACTACACGCTTGTCAAGATGCAGCTTTCCGTCATGCTTTTGCTTGGCCTTATAGTCAACCTCCTGCATCCCTATTGAACGGTTTACTCAAACCCGAACCACCTAAAGTTTTGGCAATCAGGGAAAGTAATTAA
- a CDS encoding transposase family protein produces MTNPLARIESHPHEAKRLIGINYDQFLALVSLAEKRHREKQAEIEKNKVRIIAKGGGRKPEMSPKEGICLCLVYLRQKPIFEILGLLFDISKTKANDAFNYWVDILREILPASQIEEASVDSQKYQELQQMLSEYELIVDSAEQATARPVDYQEQKRYYSGKKKCIL; encoded by the coding sequence ATGACAAACCCTTTAGCAAGAATTGAATCACATCCCCACGAAGCAAAACGATTAATAGGGATTAATTATGACCAGTTTTTAGCATTGGTATCCTTAGCGGAAAAAAGGCATAGAGAGAAACAAGCAGAAATTGAAAAAAATAAAGTTCGGATTATTGCCAAGGGAGGCGGACGCAAACCAGAGATGTCACCGAAAGAAGGAATATGCTTGTGTCTAGTTTACCTCAGACAAAAACCAATTTTTGAAATTTTAGGGTTACTCTTTGATATTTCCAAAACAAAAGCGAATGATGCTTTTAACTATTGGGTAGATATTTTGAGAGAAATTTTACCAGCATCTCAAATAGAAGAAGCGTCAGTAGATAGTCAAAAATATCAAGAATTGCAGCAAATGCTGTCCGAGTATGAATTAATTGTTGATAGTGCAGAACAGGCTACAGCGAGACCTGTAGACTATCAAGAACAAAAAAGATATTACTCTGGTAAGAAAAAATGCATACTCTAA
- a CDS encoding helix-turn-helix domain-containing protein, with protein MSGVYHLEIKETPEELKELLANQKTATGFERVQLLYLLKTGHGQTISQTAEIIGRNRVTLHKWIRQYSSGGIEGLLKQKSSPGRPRSIPTWAETALSKRLQEPLGFNGYQEIVEWLEQKLGVNTCYKTVHKLVYYRLESCPKVPRPKSSEQSQAQVEAFKKTLQTT; from the coding sequence ATGTCAGGGGTATATCACCTAGAAATAAAAGAGACTCCAGAAGAACTCAAAGAGTTACTGGCAAACCAAAAAACAGCAACAGGTTTTGAAAGAGTGCAGTTACTGTATCTACTCAAAACAGGGCATGGTCAAACAATTTCTCAAACCGCAGAGATTATTGGTCGGAATCGGGTGACACTACACAAGTGGATTCGACAGTACTCTTCTGGTGGAATTGAAGGACTATTAAAACAAAAATCTTCACCAGGAAGACCGAGAAGTATTCCCACATGGGCAGAAACAGCACTCTCTAAAAGATTGCAAGAACCACTGGGATTTAATGGTTATCAAGAAATTGTCGAATGGCTAGAACAAAAGTTGGGAGTAAATACTTGCTACAAGACAGTTCACAAGCTGGTGTATTATCGTTTGGAGTCATGCCCAAAAGTGCCACGCCCCAAAAGCTCTGAACAGTCACAGGCACAAGTAGAGGCATTTAAAAAAACCTTGCAGACAACCTAG
- a CDS encoding LLM class flavin-dependent oxidoreductase — MSTKKQLKLGAFLPGSGHHVAAWRHPNTPADGGLNFQHYKQLAQTAERGKFDMLFLADGLAVWDRGQGTEAFSRSGQFSVHFEPLTLLSALSAVTENIGLVATSSTTYDEPFHLARKFASLDYLSGGRAGWNLVTSAAEAAAQNFSQENHLEHSLRYERAREFVDVVTKLWDSWEDDAFLHNKESGIYFDAEKLHVPHHKGKYFSVRGPLNVARPPQGYPVIVQAGSSEAGQDLAAQTAEAIFTAQQTLAEAQAFYASVKGRLAKYGRSPDHLKIMPGVFPVIGKTEQEAKDKYEQLQELIHPLVGLGLLSGLVGGHDLSKYPLDGPLPDLPDTNGGKSRLQLITDLARRENLTIRQLYLWIAGARGHRTILGTPEHIADQLEDWFVNGGADGFNIMPPWLPGGLEEFVDLVIPELQRRGIFRTEYEGSTLRENLGLPRPVNQFTTKTAPEPVSAGSLA, encoded by the coding sequence ATGAGTACGAAAAAACAACTTAAACTCGGAGCATTTTTACCCGGTAGTGGTCATCACGTGGCAGCATGGCGACATCCCAACACCCCGGCTGATGGAGGTCTGAACTTCCAACATTACAAGCAGCTGGCACAAACGGCTGAACGGGGTAAATTTGATATGCTTTTCCTCGCTGATGGTTTAGCCGTCTGGGATCGAGGGCAAGGGACTGAGGCTTTTAGCCGTTCAGGACAATTCAGTGTCCACTTTGAACCTTTAACTTTATTGTCGGCTCTGTCTGCGGTGACAGAAAATATCGGATTGGTGGCGACATCATCAACGACTTATGATGAACCTTTTCATCTCGCCCGTAAGTTTGCCTCACTAGATTATCTCAGCGGTGGTCGTGCCGGATGGAATCTTGTAACCTCTGCTGCTGAAGCCGCAGCGCAGAATTTTAGCCAAGAAAACCACCTAGAACACTCGCTACGCTATGAACGGGCGAGGGAATTTGTGGATGTTGTCACCAAACTTTGGGACAGTTGGGAAGACGATGCTTTCCTCCACAATAAGGAGTCAGGTATTTACTTTGATGCAGAAAAGTTGCATGTTCCCCACCACAAGGGAAAATATTTCTCGGTGCGCGGCCCGCTGAATGTGGCGCGTCCACCGCAGGGATATCCAGTAATCGTACAAGCTGGATCTTCCGAGGCTGGACAGGATTTAGCTGCCCAAACAGCAGAGGCGATTTTCACTGCACAACAGACATTGGCAGAAGCTCAAGCCTTCTATGCCAGCGTCAAGGGGAGATTGGCTAAATACGGACGTTCACCTGACCATCTCAAAATTATGCCAGGAGTATTCCCAGTAATTGGTAAGACTGAGCAAGAAGCTAAGGATAAATATGAGCAACTTCAGGAGTTGATCCATCCCCTGGTCGGATTAGGGCTGCTTTCTGGGTTAGTAGGTGGCCATGATTTGTCTAAATATCCCCTAGATGGGCCGCTGCCGGATCTGCCAGATACCAACGGTGGCAAAAGCCGCTTGCAACTCATAACCGATCTTGCCCGCAGAGAGAATTTAACAATCCGACAACTGTATTTGTGGATTGCAGGAGCGCGTGGACATCGAACGATTCTCGGAACACCAGAACATATTGCCGATCAGTTAGAAGATTGGTTCGTTAATGGTGGGGCTGATGGATTTAACATTATGCCACCCTGGCTACCTGGGGGTTTAGAAGAATTCGTAGACTTGGTAATTCCCGAACTGCAACGCCGAGGAATATTTCGTACTGAGTATGAAGGTAGTACTTTGCGCGAAAATCTTGGTTTGCCTCGTCCAGTGAACCAGTTCACCACAAAAACTGCTCCTGAACCTGTGAGCGCCGGTTCCTTGGCATAG
- a CDS encoding IS630 family transposase, with the protein MAVLCTTKTIRFCCEDETRIGLKTITGRKITASGIKPVGVNQWQFKATYLYGIIEPLTGESFFWEFSHLNTDCFQIFLNLVSQHFADSVLIIQLDNGAFHKAKRLQIPDNIILLFQPAHSPELNPIEQVWQYIKRRLRWLLPKNIDDLRIALYAEIGKLTKTIIASITGRQYILSALSVAGF; encoded by the coding sequence TTGGCAGTTTTATGCACAACGAAAACAATTCGCTTCTGTTGTGAAGATGAAACTCGAATTGGATTGAAAACAATCACAGGTAGGAAAATCACGGCAAGTGGGATTAAACCAGTTGGTGTAAATCAATGGCAATTCAAAGCAACATATTTATATGGAATTATCGAACCACTGACAGGAGAGAGTTTTTTTTGGGAATTCTCACATCTTAATACTGACTGTTTTCAGATATTCCTCAATCTAGTTTCCCAACACTTTGCTGATTCAGTACTCATTATTCAACTCGATAATGGTGCATTTCATAAAGCCAAACGTCTTCAGATACCAGATAACATCATTTTATTATTTCAGCCTGCACATTCTCCCGAGTTAAATCCCATTGAACAGGTTTGGCAATATATTAAGCGCCGACTGCGTTGGTTATTACCCAAAAATATTGATGATTTACGTATTGCTCTCTACGCTGAAATTGGTAAATTAACCAAAACAATTATTGCATCTATTACTGGAAGGCAATATATTTTGTCAGCTTTATCTGTAGCCGGATTTTAG